A region from the Manihot esculenta cultivar AM560-2 chromosome 13, M.esculenta_v8, whole genome shotgun sequence genome encodes:
- the LOC110630064 gene encoding uncharacterized protein LOC110630064 — MDFELRRAREKLEKEQRERKEKARLKLEREKKAKAEAKKQREAIEAAQRSRRLDAIEAQLKADEQMQENLLAGRGIMFSRILEAVSFHGYGDKIKLPPSCFTDLSDQGAFDKGPIHLQLSVIHQDGPSETKQQITHSGVLEFTADEGHVGLPPHVWNNLFPVGAPNAPLVELRYVWLPKGTYAKLQPEVVGFSDIPNHKAVLETSLRQHATLSQGDVITVNHGILTYKLRVLELKPSSSVSVLETDIEVDIVGSDSAPESTNQHVLKPLTLGISQSHMVEEGNYDYYKFSIDGDTWEKIASGDVRVEVKIDVEAGVGDTDLYMSKHPLIFPTRHQHEWSSHDVGSKILILSSDDKNLGMGTYSIGVYGFKATTKYKLLVSIEDNTSKMGQQAGSSSSVAINTVECRNCKHFIPARSIALHEAYCSRHNVVCQHAGCGIVLRIEEAENHVHCEKCGQASQRGEIEKHMKVFHEPLQCPCGVVLEKELMVQHQASDCPSRLITCRFCGDMVQAGSSAMDVRDRLRGLSEHESICGSRTAPCDSCGRSIMLKEMDIHQIAVHQKG; from the exons ATGGATTTTGAACTTCGAAGGGCTAGAGAAAAGCTCGAGAAAGAGCAAAGAGAGAGGAAGGAGAAAGCCAGATTGAAACTGGAAAGGGAGAAAAAAGCAAAAGCAGAGGCCAAGAAGCAAAGAGAGGCCATTGAAGCTGCTCAGAGATCCCGAAGGCTTGATGCTATTGAAGCCCAGCTCAAG GCTGATGAGCAAATGCAAGAAAATTTACTTGCTGGGAGAGGAATAATGTTTTCTCGTATACTGGAAGCTGTATCTTTTCATGGTTATGGAGACAAGATTAAATTGCCTCCTTCCTGTTTCACAGACTTGTCTGATCAAGGTGCTTTTGACAAGGGACCTATACATTTGCAATTGTCAGTGATTCATCAAGATGGTCCATCTGAGACAAAGCAGCAGATAACCCACTCAGGTGTTCTCGAGTTCACTGCAGATGAGGGTCATGTTGGGCTTCCTCCTCATGTGTGGAATAACCTTTTTCCTGTAGGGGCTCCAAATGCTCCACTAGTTGAACTTCGCTATGTCTGGCTGCCCAAAGGAACTTATGCAAAGCTTCAACCTGAAGTTGTTGGCTTTTCAGACATCCCAAATCACAAGGCTGTGCTTGAAACAAGCCTTCGGCAACATGCCACGCTTTCTCAAGGTGACGTGATCACTGTTAACCATGGGATACTAACATACAAGTTGCGGGTTCTAGAGTTGAAACCTTCCTCTAGTGTTTCTGTCCTGGAAACAGATATTGAGGTTGATATTGTAGGTTCAGATTCAGCTCCAGAGAGCACAAATCAGCATGTCTTGAAGCCACTTACTTTAGGAATTTCACAGTCTCACATGGTTGAAGAAGGGAACTatgattattataaattttctatTGATGGTGATACTTGGGAAAAAATTGCTTCTGGGGATGTAAGAGTTGAAGTAAAGATAGATGTTGAAGCTGGTGTTGGTGATACTGACCTTTACATGTCCAAGCACCCTCTTATATTTCCAACTCGACATCAACACGAATGGTCTTCTCATGATGTGGGTTCAAAGATTTTGATCCTCAGTTCTGATGATAAGAACTTGGGAATGGGTACTTACAGCATTGGTGTATATGGTTTCAAGGCGACAACAAAGTATAAGCTATTGGTTAGCATTGAAGACAATACTTCTAAGATGGGTCAGCAAGCTGGATCTTCATCATCTGTGGCAATTAACACTGTAGAGTGTAGGAATTGCAAGCATTTTATACCTGCTAGGAGTATAGCACTGCATGAAGCATATTGTAGCAGACATAATGTTGTTTGTCAGCATGCTGGTTGTGGAATTGTTCTGAGGATTGAGGAGGCTGAAAACCATGTGcattgtgagaaatgtgggcaAGCTTCTCAAAGGGGAGAAATAGAGAAGCACATGAAAGTTTTCCATGAACCGCTTCAGTGTCCCTGTGGGGTAGTGCTTGAGAAGGAACTGATG GTACAACACCAGGCTTCAGATTGTCCCTCACGCCTTATTACATGCCGATTTTGTGGCGATATGGTTCAAGCTGGCAGTTCGGCTATGGATGTGAGGGACCGGTTAAGAGGATTATCTGAACACGAGAGTATTTGTGGGTCTAGAACAGCCCCATGTGACTCTTGTGGACGATCCATCATGTTGAAGGAGATGGACATCCACCAAATTGCTGTTCATCAAAAAGGCTAA